The following proteins come from a genomic window of Manduca sexta isolate Smith_Timp_Sample1 chromosome 2, JHU_Msex_v1.0, whole genome shotgun sequence:
- the LOC115454027 gene encoding uncharacterized protein LOC115454027 produces MAFSYITEKMVKNSKKTGSKKKGPPSYANVLHFTHSDIMVELQSKYPGLHDLSKKTKHQLLDNISKTIVERLKKIMETNYEASEKCFLLSRHYRRVHPHFGDFQFVLDALHRIQDAAGSPREQLAEQDISAVNIKASVIDNIPFDKVKQACNKYCDRIANKVTEHIGNLNMDVQEGDTEEEIVRKKVRGELKKLGPFVPTIIRQVVMKNFIPEQSKSHPIHLYGEPFLPPKEAMDSFLRPYRPIKVNRSRRMYNLLMFCVAPENYAGLMAMDGTIINSAKLVIRPYDMPFYIPPTSSSEPAPEEYPQEPMDDEMEEL; encoded by the exons ATGGCATTTTCGTACATAAC AGAGAAAATGGTgaaaaattcaaagaaaactGGGAGCAAGAAAAAAGGGCCTCCATCTTATGCAAAC GTCCTCCATTTCACACATTCAGATATAATGGTGGAATTGCAATCTAAGTATCCTGGTTTACATGACCTCAGCAAGAAAACTAAACACCAATTACTAGACAATATATCCAAG ACAATAGTAGAACGGCTCAAGAAGATAATGGAAACGAACTATGAGGCGTCGGAGAAGTGTTTCCTGCTGTCGCGTCACTACCGGCGCGTGCACCCGCACTTCGGAGACTTCCAGTTTGTGCTGGACGCACTGCATCGTATCCAGGACGCGGCTGGGAGCCCCCGGGAACAGCTCGCCGAGCAGGATATTAGTGCAGTTAATATTAAGGCGTCAG tgaTAGACAACATCCCATTTGATAAGGTGAAACAAGCGTGCAATAAATATTGTGACAGGATTGCAAATAAA GTGACAGAACACATAGGCAATTTAAACATGGACGTACAAGAGGGTGATACGGAAGAAGAGATCGTCAGAAAGAAAGTGCGCGGAGAGTTGAAAAAATTAGGACCATTTGTGCCCACT ataaTAAGACAAGTTGTTATGAAAAATTTCATTCCGGAGCAGTCGAAGTCACATCCGATCCAC TTGTACGGCGAGCCGTTCCTGCCGCCGAAGGAGGCGATGGACTCGTTCCTGCGGCCCTACAGACCGATCAAGGTGAACCGCTCGCGGCGCATGTACAACCTGCTCATGTTCTGCGTCGCGCCGGAGAACTATGCCGGACTCATGGCCATGGACGGCACTATCATCA ATAGCGCTAAACTAGTAATTCGGCCGTACGACATGCCGTTCTACATCCCACCTACGAGTTCCAGCGAGCCCGCGCCTGAGGAATACCCTCAAGAACCAATGGATGACGAAATGGAAGAGTTGTAG
- the LOC115454026 gene encoding uncharacterized protein LOC115454026, whose protein sequence is MVHISSYVFFDIETTGLPWQERNRTKITELCFVATAREDLQKSTGFIPPVSKLTLALNPKRKINPEVTSMTGLTNEFLTHSPTFCQKSRSIIQFLEDLPRPVCLVAHNGNVFDYKIFLAECVDAQISLPNDIYCVDSLALFRKILKPPEIKVVKNNTQEMWPELDVTPEDWNEIDKLCSPIKKICNISLKQEMESIIITDDEDSDFEEQFLQECEKIEEKKTELIKKLFDNSSKKTNVISYGSNSKENTNGGKKKGEFTLSGLYERLLNKQFVDAHRAENDCIALLECVIATKDDFLPMADDCCKKLSEIIPLRRY, encoded by the coding sequence ATGGTGCATATATCCAGTTACGTGTTCTTCGACATAGAGACGACAGGTTTGCCGTGGCAAGAGAGGAACAGGACGAAAATCACAGAACTATGTTTCGTAGCAACAGCTAGAGAAGACTTACAGAAATCTACGGGTTTCATACCGCCTGTGAGCAAGTTGACGCTGGCTTTGAATCCTAAGAGGAAAATTAACCCAGAAGTAACATCTATGACAGGTTTAACTAACGAGTTCCTAACACATTCACCCACTTTTTGTCAAAAATCTCGATCTATAATTCAGTTCTTGGAGGATTTGCCAAGACCAGTTTGCTTGGTGGCCCATAATGGCAAtgtatttgattataaaatattcttagctGAATGTGTGGATGCCCAAATCAGTCTGCCAAATGATATTTACTGTGTTGACTCACTTGCTCTGTTtcgcaaaattttaaaaccaccCGAGATTAAAgtagtgaaaaataatacacaagAAATGTGGCCAGAACTTGATGTTACACCTGAAGACTGGAATGAAATAGATAAGTTATGTtccccaataaaaaaaatatgcaatatttcTCTTAAACAGGAAATGGAGTCTATAATTATTACAGATGATGAAGACTCAGATTTTGAGGAGCAGTTTTTACAAGAGTGTGAGAAGATTGAGGAAAAAAAGACtgaacttataaaaaaactatttgataaTTCATCTAAAAAAACTAATGTGATATCATATGGAAGTAATTCAAAAGAAAATACTAATGGTGGAAAAAAGAAAGGAGAATTCACATTATCAGGATTGTATGAAAGGCTCCTAAACAAACAGTTTGTTGATGCTCATAGAGCAGAAAATGATTGTATTGCTCTACTCGAGTGTGTTATAGCCACAAAAGATGACTTTTTGCCAATGGCTGATGACTGTTGTAAAAAATTATCAGAAATTATACCTTTGCGGCGCTATTAG
- the LOC115454025 gene encoding uncharacterized protein LOC115454025 — MTATTVVVKGFPEYVTYSDVALNLEKIFGARVGPFQIRDLRDNMHISNWQFALDFNSLYEASLAQQLLFSYNFVLSNGEAHVLFAKVAANPKLIKPLMDAVPTARSRSSSYDEDCAILGLVPKVSDKELHRRCSDVDVQIEYINKQRMLLRAQIDFLREKRELWREYKRMNDVDDSRRSRSPRRNYRSRSKHRSRSRSRRSNRSIRSKSRNRGITNNNRTPFTSINKSSRSSFGASNHLTFDMILQQSQHSSTSENSFDKTTSKYQIGININSEINNKINTKKLRPKVLNMSIEKSEAIKHIMKEMDSILDKICYEKNINILEKGVNLNIIRKLKEAVKKRLDNLKITNDMESGAIVSSYRRTFNKTDDKKFIESFLNEYVVANARNENKCVSKHINSSESSFDICDAEDSNMWRAVDEILQDVKIELLSSEDGDERNITSMENKPTKIVKLDEPRVTEVIDLTHEPILVSDHNTQVEMIVVVKNNSKILNVDENKQMIHQKEIPIDVPQNSAVSDIKLINRKPSFFIATKSLMRKMKSQITEIAPTDIKSFTDVIEKDIKNKITTLLKGKEYMKTANIVKLFKEHYPKENYKQFLNCVAEELKLGKD; from the exons ATGACGGCCACTACCGTCGTGGTCAAAGGATTTCCTGAATAT GTAACCTATTCGGATGTTGCTTtgaatttggaaaaaatatttggcgCGAGAGTGGGACCATTCCAAATTCGTGATTTGCGAGATAACATGCATATTTCAAACTGGCAATTCGCGttagattttaattctttatatgAGGCGTCATTAGCTCAGCAACTACTGTTctcttataattttgttttgagtAATGGTGAAGCGCATGTGTTATTTGCTAAAGTAGCTGCAAATCCAAAGCTTATAAAGCCATTAATGGACGCCGTACCAACTGCGAGATCACGAAGTAGTAGTTACGATGAAGATTGCGCTATTCTTGGTCTGGTGCCGAAGGTTTCTGATAAAGAATTACATAGAAGATGTTCAGACGTGgat gtgCAGATAGAATATATCAATAAACAGAGAATGCTCCTACGAGCACAGATAGACTTTCTCAGAGAAAAACGTGAGCTCTGGAGAGAATATAAAAGGATG AATGATGTGGACGATTCTCGTCGCTCTAGAAGTCCAAgaaggaactaccgatccaggTCTAAACATCGAAGTAGATCTAGGTCAAGGCGTTCAAATAGATCTATTAGAAGCAAGTCGAGAAACCGGGGTATTACGAACAATAACCGCACGCCATTTACCTCGATAAACAAGTCTAGTAGATCTAGTTTTGGCGCGAg CAATCATTTGACTTTCGATATGATTCTGCAGCAGTCACAACATAGTAGCACAAGCGAAAATTCTTTTGATAAAACCACGAGTAAATATCAAATtggcataaatataaatagtgaaataaataacaaaataaacactaaaaagCTTAGACCTAAGGTACTTAATATGAGCATAGAGAAAAGCGAagctataaaacatattatgaagGAAATGGATTCAATCttagataaaatttgttatgaaaAGAACATAAATATACTCGAGAAGGgtgttaatttgaatattattagaaaGTTAAAAGAAGCAGTCAAAAAACGAttggataatttaaaaataacgaatgACATGGAAAGTGGCGCCATTGTTTCTTCTTATAGACGTACCTTCAACAAAACCgatgataaaaaatttattgaatcttttttaaatgaatacgtTGTTGCAAATGcacgaaatgaaaataaatgtgttagTAAACATATTAATTCATCAG aatctTCATTTGATATTTGTGATGCCGAAGATAGTAACATGTGGCGTGCGGTAGATGAGATATTACAAGATGTAAAAATTGAACTA CTATCGTCGGAAGATGGCGATGAAAGGAATATTACAAGCATGGAAAACAAACCTACAAAGATAGTTAAATTAGATGAGCCTCGAGTAACGGAAGTGATTGATTTGACGCATGAGCCTATACTAGTATCAGACCATAATACACAAGTCGAAATGATCGTAGTTGTTAAAAACAACAGTAAGATTTTAAATGTTgatgaaaacaaacaaatgatACACCAAAAAGAAATCCCAATTGACGTCCCTCAAAATAGCGCTGTTAGTGATATCAAATTGATAAATAGGAAACCTTCGTTTTTTATAGCAACCAAATCATTAATGCGAAAAATGAAATCTCAAATAACAGAGATTGCACCTACAgatattaaaagttttacaGATGTCATtgaaaaagatattaaaaataaaattacgacgCTATTGAAAGGAAAAGAATATATGAAAACTGCAAATATAGTTAAGTTATTTAAGGAGCATTACcctaaagaaaattataaacaattccTTAACTGTGTTGCAGAAGAACTAAAACTTGGTAAAGATTGA
- the LOC115454024 gene encoding uncharacterized protein LOC115454024 — protein MSLVVQMDGLPANADANAVVLAVRKILQKLKIRFWVHDFGFSPETNTKKCKIEFFAKHEATKAIDKITSKPQTIIGVPCNLKITFISDIDKGEKKGDPESRRDRSRSPISKEEANINKELEQLKKEKEELEKRKSELLKKKMNIDQKETKEDTASKDMMKHTKIQHTILPKCTAAEISIMEQMKPLARPYIQKRYYQTFMQRMHVEIRTRLAILMETGRLKKTLPIQDIVKAYRWKHPEEKDPEMIEYILSQIKLAFWAYRAKNKDGTNTEPYEYDESEEEDDASIKEKGDVTNDNQIDGTTNTEETTNNETNATETAEDNEENDYVYEDNNDWIEEGNEVAEVAS, from the exons ATGTCGCTAGTAGTTCAAATGGACGGATTACCGGCtaat GCTGATGCAAACGCAGTGGTGCTTGCAGTaaggaaaatattacaaaaactgaAAATAAGGTTTTGGGTGCACGATTTTGGATTTTCTCCAGAAACAAACACAAAGAAgtgtaaaattgaattttttgcAAAACATGAAGCCACTAAAGCCATAGACAAGATTACGAGCAAACCACAAACAATCATAGGAGTACCATGcaatttgaaaataacatttatctCCGACATAGACAAAGGTGAAAAAAAAGGAGATCCGGAAAGCCGAAGAGATAGATCAAGGAGTCCGATAAGTAAAGAGGAAGCTAACATTAAT AAAGAGCTGGAGcaattaaagaaagaaaaagaagaattGGAAAAGAGAAAAAGTGAGTTGCTGAAGAAGAAAATGAATATTGACCAG AAGGAGACGAAAGAAGACACCGCTTCAAAAGACATGatgaaacatacaaaaatacaacACACAATCTTACCAAAATGCACAGCAGCAGAGATTTCAATCATGGAACAAATGAAGCCACTCGCAAGACCGTACATACAGAAGCGGTACTACCAAACGTTCATGCAACGTATGCACGTGGAAATAAGAACGAGATTAGCTATACTCATGGAGACTGGTAGACTAAAGAAAACATTGCCAATTCAAGACATAGTGAAGGCGTACAGGTGGAAGCATCCAGAAGAGAAAGACCCTGAGATGATAGAATATATATTGTCACAGATAAAGTTGGCTTTCTGGGCTTATAGGGCGAAGAACAAAGATGGCACCAACACAGAACCATACGAATATGATGAAAGTGAAGAGGAAGATGATGCTAGCATTAAGGAAAAAG GTGACGTGACCAATGACAATCAAATTGATGGCACAACAAACACAGAAGAGACCacaaataatgaaacaaatgcTACAGAAACAGCAGAAGATAATGAAGAAAATGACTATGTGTATGAAGATAATAACGATTGGATTGAAGAAGGGAATGAG GTGGCAGAGGTTGCATCTTGA
- the LOC115450880 gene encoding uncharacterized protein LOC115450880 has product MLLVIHNLPSNTRYSDVKNLIQKQCALNNVILDNLVNEGTYKKVTVGVAEEGDAVVIERKLNGMMLGGNSLYVEDMRKKKGKSYDANKSSRWNTPPISNNLPSLLGHNTMNFGQNTSRFSQNNPVMGQMMELNTSMRSQNNSMGSIAPLMSQNTPFMGQITPLLGTPPGQMVQSGPLMVPPPLMGQAPSAFSGPFYMSPQSNDYGNYNSGRPMADQYSSGKDTAPSKNYGYPDTGTHKNVPDKPIPVWATSEENSNYSNRGYLGNEPDRYQNRQGSRRTKWDSGQEQYESAATRDTSKRVRPWAADHSPPYTRPEYEPFDRSYDRGQERYSRRTGDSGSNAYQRRPFDTSHSGSNYRSNSPPGFRRGAPRNEYRSHEGRSPPPKRLRADYNAPNFKPVPNYLKDKKVPKKVKLTVSKIIERDGVWRSQAAAKIVKEMFTTINTNSAVPQNVAFHKMKTAVRNRLLIILNNRLEVKIPDQVLLYRRKFKTDEDQCLYNRIIRHILHEKKRKPMESDAQEEADADPDAPKMSQPAKTVVQLTPAPLEQVLEKLPKYPQGKTLNQIQKQILKKELKEQTCPQLDPVMKKAVDLEIDAIRDIILAECTDPKHEGQTMFCKRMNESDIMDEIRRMITLNLAKRLLNLGTVPLVRILGVPKPPRKAPLDDFLKTRGVVSLKKSDRKPMYIATCKSYESFDNLCALKDVVIDNVKVLFKPMYLTAPPGKVNHNKIRQQAYKQTVEITAEKPTEVNVKTEKNPEEIKGDVNSQLQDIKKEIEKSVTEIKKEVVTPVKSKPAIQSKAAEVKQEVLIPVKNKDEEEGGDEKHDDNVTQDDDDYYNEDYGEEYPVEDSEVNEDDLEDY; this is encoded by the exons ATGTTATTAGTTATCCACAATTTACCGTCTAAT acgCGGTACAGTGATGTAAAGAATCTTATACAAAAGCAATGCGCGTTAAATAACGTGATATTGGACAACTTGGTGAACGAAGGCACTTATAAAAAGGTGACGGTCGGCGTGGCTGAGGAAGGTGATGCCGTGGTCATAGAGAGAAAACTAAACGGAATGATGCTGGGCGGGAATAGTTTGTACGTTGAAGATATGCGGAAAAAAAAG GGGAAATCATATGACGCTAATAAAAGTAGTAGGTGGAACACACCCCCAATATCCAATAATCTGCCATCTTTGTTGGGTCACAATACCATGAACTTCGGACAAAACACATCAAGGTTTAGTCAAAATAATCCTGTCATGGGACAGATGATGGAGTTAAATACTTCAATGAGGAGCCAAAATAACTCAATGGGGTCAATTGCACCCCTAATGAGTCAAAATACGCCATTCATGGGACAAATCACACCCCTGTTGGGAACACCCCCTGGACAAATGGTGCAAAGTGGCCCCTTGATGGTGCCACCTCCATTGATGGGCCAGGCCCCTTCAGCATTCTCCGGGCCGTTTTACATGTCTCCACAG AGTAATGACTACGGGAATTACAATAGTGGTCGGCCAATGGCGGATCAGTATTCCAGCGGAAAGGACACCGCGCCATCCAAAAATTACGGGTACCCTGACACAGGGACCCACAAAAACGTGCCAGACAAACCAATACCTGTCTGGGCCACGTCCGAGGAGAATAGTAACTACAGCAATAGAGGGTACTTGGGAAACGAGCCGGATCGGTACCAGAACCGGCAGGGCTCGCGGCGTACCAAGTGGGACAGCGGCCAGGAACAGTACGAGTCGGCGGCCACGCGCGACACGTCCAAACGTGTGCGTCCGTGGGCCGCCGACCACAGCCCCCCCTACACCCGGCCTGAGTACGAGCCGTTCGACAGATCCTATGATCGCGGACAGGAGCGTTACTCGCGGCGGACGGGCGATTCTGGTTCCAACGCGTACCAGAGGCGGCCGTTCGACACCTCCCATTCTGGATCCAATTACAGGAGTAACTCACCTCCAGGATTCAGGAGGGGAGCTCCGCGCAACGAGTATAGGTCTCACGAGGGCCGCTCACCGCCTCCGAAGCGTCTCAGGGCGGATTACAACGCGCCGAATTTTAAACCAGTTCCGAATTACTTGAAGGACAAAAAAGTCCCAAAAAAGGTCAAGTTGACAGTGAGTAAAATTATTGAACGCGATGGCGTATGGCGGAGTCAAGCTGCCGCCAAGATAGTGAAGGAGATGTTTACGACAATCAATACGAACTCGGCGGTGCCGCAGAACGTGGCGTTTCATAAGATGAAGACAGCGGTGCGCAACCGTCTGCTGATAATCCTTAACAACAGGCTCGAGGTGAAAATACCCGACCAAGTATTGTTGTACCGGCGTAAGTTTAAAACCGACGAGGATCAGTGCCTTTACAATCGCATCATCAGGCATATCCTGCATGAAAAGAAGCGTAAACCGATGGAGTCTGACGCACAAG AAGAGGCCGATGCAGATCCCGATGCGCCAAAGATGAGCCAACCGGCGAAAACCGTTGTGCAACTGACACCTGCGCCTTTGGAACAAGTCCTGGAGAAATTACCCAAGTACCCGCAAG GTAAAACGCTGAATCAAA ttcaaaaacaaattttaaaaaaggaattgaaAGAACAGACTTGCCCTCAATTAGATCCCGTCATGAAGAAGGCAGTTGATCTAGAAATTGACGCCATAAGagatatt atcTTAGCGGAGTGCACAGACCCAAAACACGAGGGCCAGACGATGTTTTGCAAACGCATGAACGAATCAGATATTATGGACGAAATTAGAAGG atgatCACTCTTAACTTGGCCAAACGCCTTCTGAATTTGGGTACAGTGCCTCTGGTCCGCATATTGGGAGTGCCCAAACCGCCCCGGAAGGCGCCGTTAGATGACTTTCTGAAGACTCGAGGTGTTGTAAGCCTGAAGAAGTCAGATCGAAAGCCGATGTACATAGCCACTTGCAAGTCGTATGAGAGTTTCGATAATTTGTGTGCATTGAAAGATGTTGTGATTG ACAATGTAAAGGTACTGTTCAAGCCCATGTACCTGACAGCGCCACCAGGGAAAGTTAACCACAACAAGATACGACAGCAAGCTTATAAACAAACAGTAGAAATAACTGCCGAAAAACCTACTGAAGTAAATGTGAAAACTGAGAAAAATCCAGAAGAAATCAAAGGTGACGTAAATAGTCAATTACAAGATAtcaaaaaagaaattgaaaaatcGGTAACAGAAATTAAGAAGGAAGTTGTAACTCCAGTTAAAAGTAAACCTGCTATTCAAAGTAAAGCAGCAGAAGTAAAGCAAGAAGTGTTAATAccagttaaaaataaagatgaagAAGAAGGTGGTGATGAAAAACATGATGATAATGTAACGCAAGATGATGACGATTATTATAATGAAGATTATGGCGAAGAATATCCTGTAGAGGATTCAGAAGTTAATGAAGATGATTTAGAAGATTATTAG